Proteins encoded by one window of Moorella humiferrea:
- a CDS encoding precorrin-8X methylmutase, translating into MSYLNNPRAIEAQSRAIIAARLGALGLGAGERDIVTRIIHATGDLEYARLVVIHPRLVAAATAALRGGADIITDIEMVRQGINSSMLARGGGQVICAIREREVAAAAAARGVTRAMAAMEFLAPRMTGAVVAIGNAPTALFRLLELMAAGRAAPAAIIGTPVGFVGAAEAKAALEKADVPFITVRGTRGGSTVAVAAVNALLHLTWDEEGDD; encoded by the coding sequence GTGTCGTACCTCAATAATCCCCGGGCCATCGAGGCCCAGAGCCGGGCCATCATCGCAGCGCGGCTAGGCGCTCTCGGACTGGGAGCAGGGGAAAGGGACATCGTTACCCGGATTATCCATGCCACCGGCGACCTGGAATATGCCCGACTGGTGGTCATTCACCCCCGACTGGTTGCAGCGGCTACTGCCGCCCTGCGTGGCGGTGCGGACATCATTACCGACATCGAAATGGTGCGCCAGGGGATCAATAGCTCAATGCTTGCCAGGGGCGGCGGCCAGGTAATCTGCGCCATCCGGGAAAGGGAGGTGGCCGCGGCAGCGGCGGCCAGGGGGGTTACCAGAGCCATGGCCGCCATGGAATTCCTGGCGCCCCGGATGACGGGAGCAGTTGTGGCCATCGGCAATGCTCCCACGGCCCTTTTCCGCTTGCTGGAACTGATGGCCGCCGGTCGGGCGGCACCGGCGGCCATAATCGGTACGCCGGTAGGCTTTGTAGGAGCGGCGGAAGCCAAGGCGGCCCTAGAGAAAGCCGACGTACCATTTATCACCGTGCGGGGCACCAGGGGCGGCAGCACGGTGGCGGTGGCCGCCGTCAACGCCTTGCTGCATCTGACTTGGGACGAAGAAGGTGATGATTAA
- a CDS encoding sirohydrochlorin chelatase, protein MNTGIILLGHGSRIPEANEHLKVLAAQVREFLGEVRVQPCYMMRTHPDLLEGITMLVEEGLRQIIVIPMFFCNGLHVQRDIPELLEAARERFPGVTLIYGTNLGADRRIAEVIVERIREVAPGVVPQ, encoded by the coding sequence CGGCAGCCGTATCCCCGAGGCCAACGAGCATTTGAAGGTGCTGGCAGCCCAGGTGCGGGAGTTTTTGGGTGAGGTCCGGGTACAGCCCTGCTACATGATGCGCACCCATCCGGATCTTTTAGAGGGAATTACCATGCTGGTGGAGGAAGGCCTGCGGCAGATCATCGTCATACCCATGTTTTTCTGCAACGGTCTTCACGTCCAGCGGGACATTCCCGAGCTTTTGGAGGCCGCACGGGAGCGTTTTCCCGGGGTTACCTTGATTTACGGTACCAACCTTGGCGCCGATCGGCGAATCGCCGAGGTTATAGTCGAGCGCATCAGGGAGGTGGCTCCCGGTGTCGTACCTCAATAA
- the cbiB gene encoding adenosylcobinamide-phosphate synthase CbiB produces MDPSVLVLVLALLLDLAVGDPTWLVHPTQIMGAGINALEKLLWRPKASRSYLLAAGAVVAVIIVAAAWLITRELLVAAGRLNYWAGVLLGGWLLATTIAPRGLAAAAAGVLRALEEGDLVQARRRVGRIVGRDTEGLDEGEVVRATVETVAENSCDGVIAPLFYFFLGGVPLAMAYRAVNTLDSMLGYKNDRYLYFGRAAARLDDAANYLPARLTGLALCAAAVLLGCGRQAWKVMLRDARRHPSPNSGFPEAAVAGALGVQLGGLNYYQGRPSRRPLIGEARQPLRREHITRAVCLMAAATLLISLAGGLILTQKGRWY; encoded by the coding sequence TTGGATCCTAGCGTCCTTGTCCTGGTACTTGCCCTCCTCCTCGACCTGGCGGTGGGGGATCCGACCTGGCTTGTACATCCGACCCAGATCATGGGTGCGGGAATAAACGCTCTGGAAAAATTACTCTGGCGGCCGAAGGCGTCCCGGAGCTACCTGCTGGCTGCAGGAGCGGTGGTAGCAGTGATCATTGTCGCCGCGGCATGGCTGATTACCCGGGAACTGCTGGTGGCGGCCGGGCGGCTCAATTACTGGGCGGGAGTATTGCTGGGGGGCTGGCTCCTGGCGACAACCATCGCCCCCCGGGGTCTGGCAGCGGCGGCCGCTGGTGTCCTCCGGGCCCTGGAGGAAGGCGATCTGGTCCAGGCCCGCCGCCGGGTCGGCAGGATTGTAGGGCGTGATACAGAAGGCCTGGATGAAGGGGAAGTGGTCCGGGCGACGGTGGAAACCGTAGCCGAAAATAGTTGTGACGGCGTTATCGCTCCCCTGTTCTATTTTTTCCTTGGGGGAGTACCACTGGCCATGGCCTATCGCGCCGTCAATACCCTGGATTCCATGCTGGGGTATAAAAACGACCGTTACCTTTACTTCGGTCGGGCGGCGGCCAGACTGGACGATGCGGCCAACTATTTACCAGCCAGGTTGACGGGCCTTGCCTTATGTGCGGCGGCCGTGCTGCTGGGCTGTGGAAGACAGGCCTGGAAGGTTATGCTGCGCGATGCCCGTCGTCACCCCAGCCCCAACAGCGGTTTTCCAGAGGCGGCAGTTGCCGGCGCCCTGGGCGTGCAGCTGGGTGGCCTTAACTACTACCAGGGACGGCCTTCCCGGCGCCCCCTGATCGGCGAGGCCCGGCAGCCTTTAAGGAGAGAGCATATCACCAGGGCCGTCTGCCTTATGGCGGCCGCCACTTTACTCATTTCCTTGGCCGGCGGGTTG
- a CDS encoding cobyric acid synthase translates to MARAIMLQGTSSNVGKSVLAAALCRIFYRSGFRVAPFKSQNMALNSGATPDGGEMGRAQLVQAYAAGVEPRVEMNPVLLKPTAHARSQVILLGRPVGNVGAREYHGSFNQELWRYVEEAYAVLDKEFEVIVIEGAGSPAEVNLKAREIANMRVAKMARAPVLLVADIDRGGALAAIVGTLELLDEDERELVAGLIINKFRGDVALLQPALEFLERKTGKPVLGVIPFLTHGLPEEDSVALEQVVNRPTAPDEVEIVVIKLPCIANFTDFDALQREQGVNLRYVEDKNDLGNPDLIIIPGSKNTIGDLLWLRQRGLEEAVKGLASRGTPVVGICGGYQMLGLEIADPGHVETDHDGIDGMGLLPVRTIFQPTKATNLVRGRVTGTGPFLGPLQGLEVKGYEIHMGSSSLAEGRPAFKITKRGNTPVDIDDGAQSSDGLVWGTYIHGIWDNDAFRHRILAVLRARRGFVDRVGSLKFAADLERRFDALAAAVARHLDLKRLAAIMGLERPLAGEGFGS, encoded by the coding sequence ATGGCCCGGGCGATCATGCTCCAGGGCACCAGTTCCAATGTCGGCAAGAGCGTCCTGGCGGCAGCGCTGTGCCGCATCTTTTACCGCTCCGGCTTCCGGGTGGCTCCTTTTAAATCCCAGAACATGGCCTTAAATTCCGGTGCCACCCCTGACGGTGGGGAAATGGGACGCGCCCAGCTGGTGCAGGCTTATGCCGCCGGGGTAGAACCGCGGGTGGAGATGAATCCGGTTTTGCTCAAACCCACGGCCCACGCCCGCTCCCAGGTAATTTTACTGGGACGCCCGGTCGGCAACGTAGGGGCCAGGGAGTACCATGGAAGCTTTAATCAGGAGCTGTGGCGATACGTGGAGGAGGCTTATGCCGTCCTGGATAAGGAATTTGAGGTAATCGTTATAGAAGGCGCCGGCAGCCCGGCGGAGGTTAACCTTAAAGCCCGGGAGATAGCCAACATGCGGGTGGCCAAAATGGCCAGGGCGCCGGTACTCTTGGTGGCCGATATCGACCGCGGCGGCGCCCTGGCGGCCATTGTGGGGACCCTTGAGCTCCTGGATGAAGACGAAAGGGAGCTGGTGGCGGGCTTGATTATCAACAAGTTCCGGGGCGACGTGGCTCTGCTGCAGCCTGCTCTAGAATTTTTAGAAAGAAAAACCGGCAAGCCCGTTCTTGGGGTCATCCCCTTTCTGACCCACGGCCTGCCCGAGGAAGATTCCGTAGCCCTGGAACAAGTAGTCAATCGTCCAACCGCCCCTGATGAAGTAGAAATTGTCGTAATAAAGCTGCCCTGCATCGCCAACTTTACCGATTTTGATGCCCTACAAAGGGAACAGGGCGTCAACCTGCGCTATGTAGAAGACAAAAACGACCTTGGCAATCCGGATCTCATCATCATACCGGGAAGCAAAAATACCATTGGGGATTTGCTTTGGCTGCGGCAGCGGGGCCTGGAAGAAGCCGTTAAAGGGCTGGCATCACGGGGCACACCGGTGGTGGGCATATGCGGCGGCTATCAAATGCTGGGGCTGGAAATTGCCGATCCCGGCCATGTGGAAACCGACCATGACGGCATAGACGGCATGGGGCTTCTGCCGGTGCGTACCATTTTTCAACCCACCAAGGCTACCAACCTCGTTCGGGGCCGGGTAACCGGTACGGGGCCTTTTCTGGGGCCGCTGCAGGGCCTGGAGGTAAAGGGCTATGAGATCCACATGGGGTCAAGCAGCCTGGCTGAAGGTCGGCCGGCCTTTAAAATTACTAAGCGCGGCAACACCCCTGTGGATATCGACGACGGCGCCCAAAGTAGCGACGGTCTGGTGTGGGGTACTTACATCCACGGCATCTGGGACAATGACGCCTTCCGCCACCGGATACTGGCCGTTTTACGGGCCAGGCGCGGTTTTGTAGACAGGGTGGGCAGCCTGAAATTTGCCGCCGATCTGGAGCGCCGTTTTGACGCTCTGGCGGCTGCGGTGGCCAGGCATTTAGATTTAAAACGACTGGCGGCCATCATGGGTCTGGAGCGGCCCCTGGCAGGTGAAGGATTTGGATCCTAG